TATTGCGAGGCGATCCTGCGCGTCTACAACCTGGAGGGCCGGCGCGACAACAAATACAAGGCGCGCATCAAGATCCTCGTCCACGAAATGGGCGAGGCCGAGATCACCCGAGCGGTCGAGGCCGAATTCGCCGCGATCGGCCACAAGACATTGGCCTTGCCGGCCGACGAGGTCGCGCGGATCGGCGCCTATTTCGCCCCGCCGACGCTGGCCAGGCTGCCGGCCGGCTCGGATGTGCTTGATAAGGCCAAGGCCGCCGACCCGGCGCTTGCCCGCTTCGTTTCGCGCAACGTCTCGGCCCACAAGGCGCCCGGCTACGGCATCGTCACGGTGTCGCTGAAGCCGATCGGCCTGCCGCCGGGAGACGCGACCTCGGGCCAGATGGATGCCATTGCCGATATCGCCGAGCGTTATTCGGCCGACGAGATCCGGGTCAGCCACGAGCAGAACCTGGTCCTGCCGCATGTCCGGCTCGACGACGTGCCGGCGGTCTTCGCGGCGCTCAAGCGGGCGCGGCTCGCCACTCCCAATGCCGGCTTGATCACCGATATCATCGCCTGCCCCGGCCTCGACTATTGCGCGCTCGCCAATGCCCGTTCGATCCCGGTTGCCCAGCGCATTTCCGAACGCTTCCAGGCGATCGAGCAGCAGGAAGAGATCGGCGAATTGAAGCTGAAGATCTCCGGCTGCATCAATGCCTGCGGCCACCATCACGTTGGCCATATCGGCATTCTCGGGGTCGATCGGAAGGGTGAGGAATTCTACCAGATCACGCTTGGCGGCTCGGCCGATCAGAGCTCGGCGATCGGTGAGATCGTCGGCCGGGGCTTCTCCTCCGACGAGGTGGTCGACGCGATCGAGAACATCGTCACGACCTATCTGAAGATCCGCGCCGAGCCGTCCGAGAATTTCCTTGCGACCTACCGGCGCGTCGGCGAGGCTCCGTTTCGCGAGGCGCTTTATGCTGACGCTTGATCTGACACGCCGCCGCCAGGCTACGGACGAGGCCTTGGCGGCGAAAGCCGCCCTGCTCGACCGTATCCATGGCAACCGCCACCCTGCCGAGATCCTGACGATCGCGCTCGTCGATGAGTTCCCGGGCCGGACGGCGCTGGTCACCTCGTTCGGCGCGGATTCGGCGGTGCTGCTGCACCTGGCGGCATCGGTCGATCCTTCGATTCCGGTGATCTTCGTCGATACCGGCAGGCATTTCGCCGAGACGCTGGCCTATCGCGACAGGCTGGTCGGCCGTCTCGGCCTGACCGATCTGCGCAGCATCGGCCCGACCGACGCCGAGGTGGCGGCGCATGATCCGGTGCTGGCGCTGGCTGAACGCGATCCCGACGCCTGTTGTGGCTTTCGCAAGGTCGGCCCCCTCGTCCGGGCGCTCCAGCCCTTCGCCGCGTCGATTTCGGGCCGCAAGCGCCACCAGGCGGCGACCCGCACCGGCCTTGCCGTGTTCGAGGCCGAGGACGGGCAGATCAAGATCAACCCGCTGGCGGCCTGGAACGCCGCCGATATCGCCGCCTATGCCAGGGCGCATGACCTGCCGGCACATCCGCTGGTCGCGGATGGCTATCCCTCCATCGGTTGCGCCCCATGCACGTCGCGCGTCGAGGCCGGCGAGGATCTCCGCGCCGGGCGCTGGCGCGGCTCTTCCAAGATCGAATGCGGCATTCACCAGCCCGCCCGAGCGCTGGCTGCGACGAGAACAGGAAGCTAGAGACCATGGCCTTGTATCGGGACGGCGGTTTTGTCGCCGATGACTGGAGTTTCCCGGCGGAGGCCGAACCCGTGCCCGCCGCGGGCAAGATCGCTTTGCCCAAGGCGCGCCTGACCGCCGCCTGGACCGATCTCGCCGGCCGGGCCGACCCGATCGGCCTGGTGCTCAATTCGGGCGAAAATCTCGACGGGCTGGCCGAAGCCATTCCGCTGCTGTCGCTGGTCAAGCTGGTCATCCCGCGCTATGCCGACGGCCGGCTCTATTCGATCGCCCGCCTGTTGCGCGACCGCTACGGTTTCAAGGGCGAGATCCGGGCGGCCGGCGACGTGCTGCGCGACCAGATCATCTTTCTCGCGCGTGCCGGTTTCGACGCCTTCGAGGTGACCCATGAGGGCACCATCAAGGCCTTGCGCGAGGGCGCGATCATCGCCGTGCATCACCACTATCAGCCGGCCTCTCACGAGATCGGCGAAGCCAAGCCCGGGCCGCGCCCCTGGCTTCGCCTGTCGTCAGTGCCGGGAGTTGCCCAGTGACCGTGTCCGCCGTTCGTGCATTGAAGTCCGACGACACCACCGACACGCGCGATGCCAGAAGCCCGCTGTCGCCGCATCTGCAGCGCCTCGAGGACGAGGCGATCTTCATCATGCGCGAGGTCGTGGCCGAATTCCGCAACCCGGTCATGCTCTATTCGGTCGGCAAGGATTCGAGCGTGATGCTGCACATCGCGCGCAAGGCCTTCTTTCCGGCAAAGCCGCCCTTTCCGTTCCTGCACATCGCATCGGGCTGGGACTTCAAGGCGCTGCTCGATCACCGTGACCGCATGGCGCGCGACTACGGCCTGGATCTGCTGGTCCATGCCAACGACGCCGCGGCCGCGGCCGGGGTCAATCCGTTCGACACCGAGACCGGCGAATATTCGCGCCTGATGCTGACCGAGGTGCTGAAGAGCGCGCTCGACCAGCATGGCTTCGACGCGGCCTTCGGCGGCGGCCGCCGCGACGAGGAGAAGGCGCGCGCCAAGGAGCGCATCTTCTCGCACCGCTCGGCCGGCCATGTCTGGGACCCGCGCAACCAGCGCCCGGAACTCTGGCGGCTGTTCAACACGCGGCTGAGCGCCGGCGACACCATGCGGGTGTTTCCCTTGTCCAATTGGACCGAACTCGACGTCTGGGACTATATCCGCGCCGAAAACATCCCGATCGTGCCGATCTATCTCGCCGCCGACCGCCAGGTGGTCGAGCGTGATGGCGCGCTGATCATGGTCGATGACGAGCGCATGCGGTTCCGGCCCGACGAGCAGGTGGTGACGCGCCGCATCCGCTTCCGCACGCTCGGCTGCTGGCCGCTGACCGGCGCGGTCGCCTCGGAAGCCACTTCGGTCGAGGACATCGTCTCCGAGATCGTCGCATCGCGCACCTCGGAGCGCGAGGGCCGGCTGGTCGACGGCGCCCTGCAGGCCTCGATGGAACGCAAGAAGCGCGAGGGCTATTTCTGATGACGACATCGGTCGCCACCCGGCCCGCCGGCCTCGATCCGGCCAATGACACGCTGCCGGTTCGCGACCGCGGAGCGCTGCGCTTCATCACCTGCGGCTCGGTGGATGACGGCAAATCGACCCTGATCGGCCGGTTGCTGCACGATTCGATCGGGCTTCTCGAAGACCAGATCGCCGGCCTGAAGGACGACAGCCGGCGCTTCGGCACGACCGGCGAGGAGCTCGATCTCGCCTTGCTGCTCGACGGCCTCGAGGCCGAGCGCGAACAGGGCATCACCATCGACGTCGCCTATCGCTTCTTCTCGACCGCCCGGCGCGCTTTCGTCGTGGCCGATACGCCGGGCCACGCCCAATATACCCGCAACATGGCGACCGGCGCCTCGACCGCCGAGCTCGCGGTGCTGCTGGTCGATGCCCGCAAGGGGCTTTTGGAGCAGACGCGCCGCCATGCCGCCATCGTCTCGCTGCTCGGCATCCGGCACGTGGTTCTGGCGGTCAACAAGATCGACCTGGTCGATTTCTCGCAAGAGCGCTTCGACGCCATCGTCGCCGATTTCGAAGTCTTCGCCGCGCCGTTGAATTTCCGGTCGGTCGTCGCGATCCCACTCTCGGCGCGCTTCGGCGACAATGTCACCACGCGCAGCCGCCAGACGCCCTGGTATGAGGGTCCCTCGCTCATTCGCCATCTCGAAGCGGTCGACACCGTCGACGATGTCGACCAGGCGGCCTTCCGCATGGCGGTCCAATGGGTCAATCGCGCCAGTATCGACTTCCGCGGTGTCGCCGGAACCGTCGCGAGCGGCCGCGTCTCGGTCGGCGACAGCGTGCTCATCACCTCGTCGGGCCAGACCACCCGGGTCAAGCGCATCGTCACCCAGGACGGCGACCTCGGCTCGGCGGAAGCCGGCCGCGCCATCACGCTCACCTTTACCGACGAGGTCGAT
This portion of the Phreatobacter stygius genome encodes:
- a CDS encoding nitrite/sulfite reductase gives rise to the protein MYRYDEFDQAFVDERVAEFSDQVARRLSGELTEDQFKPLRLMNGVYLQLHAYMLRIAIPYGTLSSRQMRKLAHIGRTYDRDYGHFTTRQNLQFNWIRLADVPAILKELAEVEMHAIQTSGNCIRNVTADHFAGAAADEVADPRPYAEVLRQWSSLHPEFTFLPRKFKLAVTGAPNDRAAIQVHDIGLEVKRNDRGEIGFAVWVGGGQGRTPMIAKKVRDFLPEADLLAYCEAILRVYNLEGRRDNKYKARIKILVHEMGEAEITRAVEAEFAAIGHKTLALPADEVARIGAYFAPPTLARLPAGSDVLDKAKAADPALARFVSRNVSAHKAPGYGIVTVSLKPIGLPPGDATSGQMDAIADIAERYSADEIRVSHEQNLVLPHVRLDDVPAVFAALKRARLATPNAGLITDIIACPGLDYCALANARSIPVAQRISERFQAIEQQEEIGELKLKISGCINACGHHHVGHIGILGVDRKGEEFYQITLGGSADQSSAIGEIVGRGFSSDEVVDAIENIVTTYLKIRAEPSENFLATYRRVGEAPFREALYADA
- a CDS encoding phosphoadenylyl-sulfate reductase yields the protein MLTLDLTRRRQATDEALAAKAALLDRIHGNRHPAEILTIALVDEFPGRTALVTSFGADSAVLLHLAASVDPSIPVIFVDTGRHFAETLAYRDRLVGRLGLTDLRSIGPTDAEVAAHDPVLALAERDPDACCGFRKVGPLVRALQPFAASISGRKRHQAATRTGLAVFEAEDGQIKINPLAAWNAADIAAYARAHDLPAHPLVADGYPSIGCAPCTSRVEAGEDLRAGRWRGSSKIECGIHQPARALAATRTGS
- a CDS encoding DUF934 domain-containing protein — encoded protein: MALYRDGGFVADDWSFPAEAEPVPAAGKIALPKARLTAAWTDLAGRADPIGLVLNSGENLDGLAEAIPLLSLVKLVIPRYADGRLYSIARLLRDRYGFKGEIRAAGDVLRDQIIFLARAGFDAFEVTHEGTIKALREGAIIAVHHHYQPASHEIGEAKPGPRPWLRLSSVPGVAQ
- the cysD gene encoding sulfate adenylyltransferase subunit CysD, which codes for MSAVRALKSDDTTDTRDARSPLSPHLQRLEDEAIFIMREVVAEFRNPVMLYSVGKDSSVMLHIARKAFFPAKPPFPFLHIASGWDFKALLDHRDRMARDYGLDLLVHANDAAAAAGVNPFDTETGEYSRLMLTEVLKSALDQHGFDAAFGGGRRDEEKARAKERIFSHRSAGHVWDPRNQRPELWRLFNTRLSAGDTMRVFPLSNWTELDVWDYIRAENIPIVPIYLAADRQVVERDGALIMVDDERMRFRPDEQVVTRRIRFRTLGCWPLTGAVASEATSVEDIVSEIVASRTSEREGRLVDGALQASMERKKREGYF